The DNA region CTTATCGATAAGGGCTACGCCTACTCCTCCAACGGTGACGTTTATTTCCGTGTCACCAAGGACGATGACTACGGCAAGCTCAGCCACCGTTCCCTGGACAGCATGATCGCCGGCGCCCGTATAGACGTCGCCGAGGCCAAAGAACACCCTATGGACTTCGCCCTTTGGAAGGCCGCCAAGCCCGGCGAGCCCTCCTGGGACAGCCCCTGGGGCCAGGGCCGCCCCGGTTGGCACATCGAATGCACCTCCATCTGCCTGGAGCAGCTAGGCGATACTCTAGACATCCACGGCGGCGGCCTAGACCTGGTCTTCCCCCACCACGAAAACGAGATCGCCCAGAGCGAGTCCTTTACCGGCAAAGTGCCCTTCTCCCGCGTCTGGGTCCACAACGGTCTCCTTCAGATGGGCGCCGAAAAAATGAGCAAGTCCCTGGGCAATCTGGTGACCGTATCCGAAGCCCTGGAACGCTACTCCGTCGACGCCCTCCGCCTCTTCTTCCTCAGTTCCCACTACCGCAGCCCCCTCAGCTACAGCCCCGAAGGCGTCGCATCCCAAGAGCGCGCCGCCGAGCGCCTCCGCCACGCCCTTTCCCACGACTCCCCCTCCAGCGCCACCGAATTAGACCCCTCCCCCTTTGAAAAATCCTTCATCGACGCCATGGACTCGGACCTGAACACCCCCCAGGCTTTGGCCGCCCTCTTTGACCTGTCCCGCGAAATCAACCGAGCTAAAGATCAAGGTCAGTCGATAAAAAAGGCCCAGGGGATCCTCCGAAAGCTCGGCGGCATCCTCGGCCTCACATTCCAGGCCAAAACCCTCGCCGAGAATAATCAGTTCCTTGCTCCCGTCTCCTCCGTCTTCAACGAGATGGGCGGCCTCCTGGACGCCTCCGGCCATCACAAGCTCGCCGGCTGGGTCAAGACCCACAAAGACTCTCCGGACCTCGCCACTCTTGTCGAAACCCTCCTGGCCATCCGCCGTGAGCTGCGACAGGCAAAAGACTACAAGCTAGCCGACGCCATCCGCCACAAGCTCACCGACGCCGGCATCGCCGTCGAAGACACCCGCGACGGCGCCATCTGGAAACCCCGCCTCTAACCCCTTCCCCTTTGGGGTGGTGCTGTAGTGTGAGGAGTAAAATCATTCCGACCGTAGGGGAGGAGTCTCAACACCCGTTCACATCTTCACTTCACCTTCGCTGCTTAGGTAGCGTTATATCATTCTGAGCGAAGTCGGTACTCCGACGCAGTCGAAGAATCTGGCCCAGCTGCAGATCGACTTCGGCCATTTAGTAGCGACGACAAGCCAGAAGTCTTCCTTCCCTCCTACTTGAGGGGGAGAACAGAAGAGGAGGGTCAAAGGTCCCTTCCCCATGCCCTCTCCTTCCCTCCCTCTCCCCTCAATGCTACCCTTTCCCCAGCACACTAGCCTTCAAAGGGAGCCCACCCATGAAAATGCTAGACGAATTCAAAAAATTTCTCCTCCGCGGCAACGTCATCGACCTGGCCGTGGCCGTTGTTATCGGCGTCGCCTTCGGCGCCGTCATTACATCCTTCGTCAAAGACCTCCTCACCCCCCTGATCAGCATCCCCGGCAACGCCGACTTCTCTAGCCTCACCTTCACCATCAACGGCAGCGTCTTTCGATACGGTTCCTTCATCAACGCCCTCATCGCCTTCATACTCATCGCCGCCGCTATCTTCTTCCTCGTCGTGAAGCCAGTTAACGCCCTCGTCGAGCGCTCCCGCGCCGCCCCAGTCCCCGCCGACCCCACCACTCGCAAGTGCCCCGAGTGCCTCAGCGAAATCCCCCTCGCCGCCAAACGCTGCGCCCACTGCGCCTCACCAGTATCGCCTGTGGCCTAAAGGAATCCTCCCCTATGCTTAATCGCGATGTCCTCGCCTCCCTCACCACCCTCCTGGGCCGCTCCCGCGTCCTCACCTCCCTACCCCAACGCGAGCGCTACTCCGCCGACGCCCTCTCCCCCTCCCGCGCCTACCGCTCCGCCCAACTGCTCAACTCTACCGCCGATGTCGTTGTCCGGCCCAAAAACACCCAGCAGGTAGCCGAAATCGTCAAGCTCGCCGTGCAGCACCGCATCCCCATCATTCCCTACGGTGGCGGCACCGGCGTCATGGGCGGCGTAGTGCCCCTTAAGGGTGGCATTGCCATCGACCTCCAGGGCCTCAACAAAGTCCTAAACATAGACCCTATTTCCCTCACCGCCACCGTCGAGTCCGGCGTTATCCTCGCCGACCTCGCCCACGTCCTGGAAGGCCAGGGCCTCCTCCTCGCCCACGACCCCTGGAGCCTCCCCATCGCCACCGTCGGCGGGGCCATATCCACCAACGGCGTCGGCTACCGCGCCGCCGCCTACGGCCCCATGGGCGACCACGTCCTCGGCCTGGAAGTTGTCCTCCCAGACGGCGAACTCCTCACCACCCGCGCCGTCCCCAAGTACTCCACCGGCCCCAACCTCAACCAGCTCTTCATCGGCTCGGAAGGCGCCTTCGGCATCATCACCAAGGCCACCATAAAAATCCTCCGACAGCCTGAAGAGCGCATCTTCTCCACCTTCCGCTTCCAAAAATTCGACCAGGGCTTCCAAGCCATCACCGAGCTTTTAGCCATCGGCCTTGTCCCCTCAGTCCTTGACCTGACCGAGGACTTTGAAGGCGTCCACTTATATCTAATCTTCGAGGGCTATAAAGAGGGCGTCGATGCCCAGCGCCGCCGCTCCAAGCTGGTCTGCGAAGCCGCCGGCGGCATCGACAACGGCCCCACCGAGGCCACCATCTACTGGGACACCCGCTACCGCATCGCCGAAGGCTACCGCGACGAAGTCGCCTCCCTCACCCGCCGCCAGCGATGGAAGCGCCATAGCCGCTCCTTCGATTACCTCCACGTCGCCCTGCCCCTGGACAAAGTTCCAAGCTACCGCAAGAAGTGCGACGCCATCTTCAAAAAGTACGATATCCGGTGTAGCGAATACGGCATCTGGGCCCGCCCCGAACTCTTCTCCATGCTCCTCCTCCCTGGGGATGTCACCAAGGAAGAGGACATGCCTAAAGCCGTTGACATGGTCTTAACACTGGCCCAGGACATGGGCGGCGTCATGGAGTATTGCCACGGCGTCGGCATCAAGCTGGCCCACCTCCTCGCCCGAGAGATGGACGTCAGTCTCGACGTCTTGGGTAACATGAAGTGCTCCCTTGACCCCCATAACATCATGAACCCCGGCAAGCTAGGTCTCGACAAAGCGTGATTTTAGAATAATTGCCCTCTCCAGGCCTTTTCATCTTAGCCATTGAGGTCTAAAATGGGCCGCGCCTTCCTCAGTAGGGCGTCTTGCAGCGGGTTAGTTGTGGAAAAACCAGCACAGGAGCAGGCTCATGACCTCCCAAGCAGCCTCCCCAGCTAGCGCCAAAAGCAAAAAGCGAGGCTCCCAAAACGGCGACCTTCAAGCCTTCACCGACCTCGGCCTCTTCGCCAAGGCCGTCGAGGACGCGGGCCTCTCCATCGATTTCCTGCCCCTCCTTTCCTTGAACGCCAACTTCATCGAGTCCACGGAAGACTTCCTTGTCCTGAACCTCAAGCACTTCGACACCGAAGAGCCCAACAACCTCCTCTTCCTCCACAGTGAAAAAGCCCTCCTCTATTCCCGGATGCCCCTGTCCCCTGAAGCCCTGCAGCCCCACGCTGGCATCCAGGCCAAAGCCCACGGCAAGACCACCGTGCTGGCCTTCCTCGCCTTGAAACGGACTGTTAATAACTACAAGACCCACCTGGACACCCTGGTAGCTCGAATTCGCGAGCTTGAGAGCCAGTTCGATAACGCCAGGTACCGCGCCCTAATCTTCGACTTCGAGCGCCTCTTCGACCGCCTTGAAGACCTCCATCAAATCCTCATCAAGCTGGAAGAGACCAACCTCAAGGAGGTCGAGACCCGCTACATCTCCTTCGACTACCAGGTCCTCATGACCGAAAGCGCCAACCAGTTGGACAGGTGCAGGAACCGCCTTAACATGCTCAAAGACCTGCAGCGCGAGCATGAGCTTCAGACCACAGTTGAGCTAAACCGCCGTATAGAGCGTTTGAACAACGTCGTCACCCGGCTCACCGCCGTCACCGTCATCATCATGGTCCCCACCCTCATTGCCAGTCACTTCGGCATGAACTTCACCAACATGCCGGAATTGGACATGAAATGGACATATCCTGCCGTCTTGGCCCTGGAAGTGCTGCTGATAGTCAGCGGCGTGCTTCTCTTCCGAAAAATAAAATGGCTCTAGCCCATCCTCACCGTCACCTCATCCCCTATCTCCGCCCCCAGTAACGACGCCGCGCTCCCATCCCTCACCGCCACCTCCAGCGTGTCGTAGCTCCCCACCAGCGCCATCAGCCCCTGCCCCTGCGAGTAAAATCCTTCAGTCCCCTGATCTCCTTCCCTTTCACTTCCACCCTCAACCCTACCGATGGCCTCAACAGCGCAGCCTCAATATCCGTTATCAAATTGCCAAACCTGTCCACGTGCGCCACCCGGCCCCGCAGCCGGCCTCCCTCCCACAAACGCGGCTCCATCCTCAAACACGACAGGCTCTCCGCCCCCTCCCCGACCTCCGACACCGCTATACCCAGTGAAAGACGCGCCGCCACCGGCGCGAAAACGTCCCGCCCGTGAAACGTCGCGCTGACCGGCTCAAGCCATAGCGACCTGTTTGTTATATGAAACGCTCTGCACCCAGGAGGTACTGGGATTAGTCCTGCCATAGCCCCGGGCAGCTCGCCGTCAAAGAAGTCCTTAATTACATAGCTCAGCACCCCGTTGTCCGGCGCCACAAACACGCCCCTCGGCGTCTCCACGACCACCCCACGCCTGGACGACCCCACCCCCGGGTCCACCACCGCTACATGAATCGTGCCCTTCGGAAAATACCGGTAGCTCTTCCACAAAAGAAAACCGCCCTGCCTTACGTTCTGCGGGCGCGCTTCATGTGTCAAATCGATTATCGACGCCTGCGGATTGATCCCTAACACCACCCCCTTTATCAGCCCCACATACGGGTCCGCCGCCCCAAAATCCGTCGTGAGAGTTATGATGGCTCCATTACTGCCCACGTGCGCTCTAGCCGCGCCTCCTGTTAGTCTGCTCTCGGTCTACTAGACAAAGTAGCGGACGCGTGTTTTTTTGTACTCGCGGTTGCTATATAGAATGAGATAGTCGTGGATGTCGGTAGCCCTTTCAATCTCTTTGACGGCGTCTTCACAGCCTTCTTTGGAGACGGCGTGAATCATGGTGAAATGCGTGTAGGGCCAGTCCGGGAAGGTGGGGCGCTGATAGCAATGAGTGACGCCTGTATGCCGGGCCATTATCTTGCCCACGGCCTCGGCGCGGTCTTCAGGCACCTTCCAAACAGCCATGGCGTTGGCGCGGAAGCCAGCCTTTCGATGGTAGAGGACGGCGCTGTAACGGCGCATTATGCCGCGGTCCTGGAACTCCTTGGCCAGGTCGAAGAGCTGTTGGTTGGTAAGGCCCAGGCGTCGGGCCATATTGTCGAAGGGGCGGGGAATCATGGGCAGGTCTTCCTGCAGTTCCTGGATAGCGCGGATGTCGAAGTCGCTGAGATGGACAGGCTTGTTCCAGTCCTTGGAGATGGGCTGGTTATAGCCGTCGGGGCTGTAGTCGAAAGCCGCGCTCTTCTGGCTCACCATGTCAAAGTTGACGCCGATTTTGAAGAACCGAATGGTGGGCATGACGCGGAACGCTTGGGCGCCGGTCTTTTCCGCCATCTGTTTTACGGTGTCTTCCAGCACCTCGTTGGGCGGCACCGCCAGGGTAAACCAGAGGTTGTAGAAGGAACCTTCTCGGGCGTAGTTGTGGCTGACGCCTGGGTGCCGATTGATATATAGGGCGGACTTGTGCAGCCTGTCGGCGTGGTAGGCCATAGCGACGAGGGTAGTCTTGTAGCCCAGGCGGCGGGTGTCGAAGATGGCGCTGATCTGGCGGACAACATTGGCTTTTCGGAGGGCGGCCAGGCGAATGAAGAGTTCGGCTTCGGAGATGCCCAGTTCACCTGCAATGACCTTATACGGCTCGTCGGCCAGGGGAAATCGAGACTGGGTGATATTAAGGAACTGACGGTCGGTGGCGTCCATGTCGCCGGCGGACTTCTTGCCGGAGGCGGGTTTAAGGGTCTGCTGGGCCATTATCACCTCAGGTGGGGTATTCGAGCGTAGATGGGCGTCGCCCGGGACTATTTTATCAGACTTAATCTTTCATGAATGTACTGGCGATGATTGTGAAAGTCAACACAATGTCATGATTAACCGGGACGCGATTGGGGTGTTACAATCGGGGCGTGAGCACCGACCCACAGAGGGGAGCTATGAACATTCCAGGCCAGAAGCGAAGCCTGGAGCCGGATGACTGCGGGCTGACCGCCGGTAGGTTCGCCGAAGCGATTCGGGACGGGGATATGGCGGCGGCTTGGAATGTGCTGTCGAAAGAGTCCAGGGGGGTGAGGTTGGGGGTGTGGGCCACCCAGAACAAGATCGACCTGCAGGTGGTGTACAGAGCGGCCTACGATTCGAACCATCCGCTATTCGCACCTATGATGGAAGGATTTCGGGCGGCGGTGTTGAAGCACTGGCCCCTGGAGGACCTGGGCGATCTCGGTGTAGCCCCGACAAGCTACGTGGACGACGTCCACGCCTTTGTGTTTTTGCCCATCGGCGTGGGGAGAGACCAGCAGGTGCAGGAGCAGAGGACCGTGAAGCCCGGGCTGGTGATACCCATGCTGTTTGAGGACGGCGAGTGGCGGGTGGATATGCCGGGCTGGCGTTTTTTCTGGAAGTAGGCCGTTGATATACTGGATTTGTGGAAAAGCTTAACAACGCAAGGCAGCGCCTGTTCAGAAAGCTGCGACAGGTTATAAGGTACGAGCGGGTGCTGCGGGCCATGGAGCAGATGCCCCGCCAAGCCTTTGTGCCCGAGAATCTGCGGCATCTATCCTACGACGACGCCCCCCTGCCCATCGGTGAGGGACAGACCATCTCCCAGCCCACCATCGTGGCTATTATGACCGGTGCCCTGGAACTGCGGGACAAGGATAGGGTGCTGGAGGTGGGAACGGGCAGCGGCTACCAGTCGGCCATACTGTCGCTTCTGGCGTCCGAGGGGTGGGTAGTGAGCGTGGAGAGGGTACCGTGGCTGGCGGAGAAGGCCGCGTCTATCCTGCGCTCCTTGGGCCGCCATAATGTAGAGGTGGTGGAGGCTGGGCCGGTGTTAGGCTGTCCTGAGAAAGGGCCCTACGACGCGATTGTAGTGACGGCGGCCAGTCCCAGGCTGCAGAAGTCTCTGCTGGACCAGATGAAGCTGGGAGGTCGGCTGGTGGCGCCGGTAGGAGGGCTGAAGGAGCAGGAGTTAGTGAGGGCGCTCAAGACCAGCGAGGGCATATCGATAAGCTATCTGTGGCCGTGCCGGTTTGTGCCGCTGATCGGGCCTGAGGCGTGGCCGGAGGGCATGGCGGGAGCCGCAGACGAAGCCTAGGTTTCATTGCCGCTATAATAGAGCGCTGATATACTGGTTCGAGTCCAAAAACTATATGGTCACCTCAGTTTTAGAGAAATACGAGGTCGTCATAGGGCTGGAGGTGCATGTCCAGCTCAAGACCAGGAGCAAAATGTTCTGCTCCTGCCGCGCCGACTATCAGACCGCCTCGCCCAACACCCTGGTCTGCCCCGTGTGCCTGGGGCTGCCGGGCACACTGCCGGTCATCAATCGTAGGGCGGTGGAGTTCACTATGGCCACCGGACTGGCGCTGAACTGCGAAATCGCGCCCACCACAAAATTCGACCGCAAGAACTACCCATACCCCGACCTCATGAAGGGCTATCAGATATCGCAGTACGACTCGCCCATCGCCACGAAGGGGCTTCTGGAGATTGAAAGCGACAGTGGCAAAAAGAAGGTGGGCATCACGCGAGTCCATCTGGAAGAGGACGTGGCCAAGCTGCAGCACGTCAACAACCCCCACGGCGAGAGTTTCAGCCTCGTAGACGTGAACCGCTCGGGCGTGCCGCTGATGGAGATAGTGGGCGAGCCGGACATCCGGTCGGCGGAGGAGGCCCGGCAGTATTTGACCACGCTGCGCTCCATACTCCAGTACATCGGCGTCACCACCGGCAACATGGAGGAGGGGAGCTTCCGGTGCGACGCCAACGTGAGCATTCGGCCCAAAGGAAGCAGCGCCTTCGGCACCCGGACGGAAATCAAGAACATGAACAGCTTCCGTTCGGTGTACAACGCCCTTTTATATGAGGTCGACCGCCAGGCTAAAGTCCTGGACGACGGCGGACGGGTGGTGCAGGAGACCAGGGGGTGGGTGGACGATAAGGGCGTTACCGTGTCCCAGCGTTCCAAAGAGCACGCCCACGACTATCGTTATTTCCCTGAGCCTGACCTGCCTCCCCTGGTAATAAGCCGGGAGTGGGTCAGCCTGGTAAAGGCCAGCCTGCCTGAGCTTCCCTCCCAGCGCCGGGACAGATTCGTGGGCCAGTACGGACTGCCGCTATACGACGCGGAGCATCTCACGTCTTCTAAGGATGTGGCGGACTTTTTTGAATCGGCTGTCGCCAAGGGCGGGCAGTCCAGGGCCAAGTCCATCAGCAATTGGATGCTGAGCGACGTGACCAGGGTCTTAAATCTGAAGGGCCAGTCGCTGGGGGAGTCTGCGTTCAAGCCGGACCACCTGTCGGAGCTGGTGGAGTTGATCGAGTCGGGAACGCTGAGCAACACCCTGGCCAAGACGGTACTGGAAGAGGGGTTCGAGAGTGGCAAGCCGCCCTCGCAAGTGGTCAAAGAGAAGGGGCTGGCGCAAATCAGTGACACGTCCGTGGTGGAAGCAGCGGTGCAGCAGGCCATAAGCGAGAACCCCAAGGCCGTGGAGGATTACATAAAGGGCAAGGACACGGCGTCCAGGTTCCTAGTGGGGCAGGTGATGAGGCTCACCAGGGGGAAGGGCAACCCCACCGTGGTGAATGAACTGGTGAAAAAGGGCCTGGAGGCCCTGAAGTCTAGCTAAAGAGGTATCTTTTGGAAACGGCGATAGATATAGTTCAGATTCTTGTCTCCACCATCCTGGTCATCGTCATACTGCTGCAGGTTAGGGAGATGGGCACCGGCCTTTTCGGCTCCGCCACGGCGGCTTTCCGAGTGCGCAGGGGCATCGAGAAGACGCTCTTTCAGATGACTATAGTGCTGGTGGCCGTGTTTGTGGTGGTATCGATTTTGAGCGTACGGTTGAATTAAAGGACCGCCTGGCTTTTCACGCGAAACCAGCGCCTCTTTAATCGAGGCGATATCCCGGCTTATGAGTGATTAGCGCGCCCGTAATTGCTCTAATGCGAATTATGACTAGCCCTAAAACCCAAAATCTCCCCTCCTACTACCCTGTCTTCCTGGACCTCACCGGCCGTCCATGCGTCGTCATCGGCGGCGGCGCCGTGGCCGAAGGCAAGGTCCAAGGCCTCCTCCACCACAACTGCCCCATCACCCTTGTCAGCCCCACCGCCACCGCCGCCCTCAAAGACTGGGCCGCAAAGGGCCGTATACAATGGCTCCAGCGCGAGTACCAGCCCGGCGACCTCAAAGACGCCTTCCTCGCCATCGCCGCCACCGACCAGCGGAGTGTCAACGACGCCGTAGCTAAAGAAGCCGCCGCCGAAAAAGTCCTCCTCAACGTCGTGGACTATCCTCCCCTCTGCGTCTTTATCGCCCCCGCCGTGGTCAAACGCGGCCCCGTCACCTTCGCCATCTCCACCTCCGGCGCCAGCCCCGCCCTCGCCCGCAAGCTCCGCGAGTCCCTGGAACAAAGCGACATCCTCCCCTACGCCGACCTCGCCCCCCTCCTAATGCGCGCCCGCCTCGAAATCAAAAAACAAGGGCTAAAAGTCCACCCCGACCGGTGGCAAGAAGCCCTGAATCATGACCTTCTCCGGCTAGTCCAGCAAGGCCACGAAGACCAGGCCTTTGACCGACTTATGTCTACCCTGACCTCCAAATCGAAAGGTCGCGCTAGATGATCACGGCTCTCGTTACCAACCAACAAGACTATTCTGTCATTCTGAGCGGAGCCGGTACTCCGACGCAGTCGAAGAATCTGCTACGCGTGGAACCCCGTTGTGAGTGCGTCGCTCACCGCCTCACAAAACCAATTTCTCAGCGTTGCCTTCTATTGCTCCAGGTCACTACCCCATGACCCCCCTCATCGTCGGCACCCGAGGCTCCCGCCTCGCCCTCATCCAGACCGAAGAAGCCCTAGCCCTAATCCGCGCCAAACACCCCGCCCAAGCCTTCGATATCAAGACCATCCGCACTGGCGGCGACAAAGCCCCCGACGTTCCCCTTGCCTCTCTTGGCCGGGGCGTCTTCGTCAAAGAGATCGAAGACGCCCTCCTCCGCAAGGAAATCGACCTCGCCGTCCACAGCCTCAAAGACCTCCCGCCCGTCACGCCTCCCTGCCTCGCCATCGCCGCCATCACCCAGCGCATCGACCCCCGCGACGTCCTCGTCAGCAAAGAAAACGTGACCCTGGACAAGCTCCCGCCAGGCG from SAR202 cluster bacterium includes:
- a CDS encoding FAD-binding oxidoreductase, whose product is MLNRDVLASLTTLLGRSRVLTSLPQRERYSADALSPSRAYRSAQLLNSTADVVVRPKNTQQVAEIVKLAVQHRIPIIPYGGGTGVMGGVVPLKGGIAIDLQGLNKVLNIDPISLTATVESGVILADLAHVLEGQGLLLAHDPWSLPIATVGGAISTNGVGYRAAAYGPMGDHVLGLEVVLPDGELLTTRAVPKYSTGPNLNQLFIGSEGAFGIITKATIKILRQPEERIFSTFRFQKFDQGFQAITELLAIGLVPSVLDLTEDFEGVHLYLIFEGYKEGVDAQRRRSKLVCEAAGGIDNGPTEATIYWDTRYRIAEGYRDEVASLTRRQRWKRHSRSFDYLHVALPLDKVPSYRKKCDAIFKKYDIRCSEYGIWARPELFSMLLLPGDVTKEEDMPKAVDMVLTLAQDMGGVMEYCHGVGIKLAHLLAREMDVSLDVLGNMKCSLDPHNIMNPGKLGLDKA
- a CDS encoding cysteine--tRNA ligase, which gives rise to MKLYNTMSGKEEDIAPAKRQVKMPVNMYVCGVTPYAPCHIGHAMSYVIFDTLRRHLEFRGFQVRHIQNFTDIDDKIINRANQEGVSYRVLADRYIDEYKVQMERLNVRPPTVYALATDAMPKIIDVISGLIDKGYAYSSNGDVYFRVTKDDDYGKLSHRSLDSMIAGARIDVAEAKEHPMDFALWKAAKPGEPSWDSPWGQGRPGWHIECTSICLEQLGDTLDIHGGGLDLVFPHHENEIAQSESFTGKVPFSRVWVHNGLLQMGAEKMSKSLGNLVTVSEALERYSVDALRLFFLSSHYRSPLSYSPEGVASQERAAERLRHALSHDSPSSATELDPSPFEKSFIDAMDSDLNTPQALAALFDLSREINRAKDQGQSIKKAQGILRKLGGILGLTFQAKTLAENNQFLAPVSSVFNEMGGLLDASGHHKLAGWVKTHKDSPDLATLVETLLAIRRELRQAKDYKLADAIRHKLTDAGIAVEDTRDGAIWKPRL
- the mscL gene encoding large conductance mechanosensitive channel protein MscL encodes the protein MLDEFKKFLLRGNVIDLAVAVVIGVAFGAVITSFVKDLLTPLISIPGNADFSSLTFTINGSVFRYGSFINALIAFILIAAAIFFLVVKPVNALVERSRAAPVPADPTTRKCPECLSEIPLAAKRCAHCASPVSPVA
- a CDS encoding bifunctional precorrin-2 dehydrogenase/sirohydrochlorin ferrochelatase: MRIMTSPKTQNLPSYYPVFLDLTGRPCVVIGGGAVAEGKVQGLLHHNCPITLVSPTATAALKDWAAKGRIQWLQREYQPGDLKDAFLAIAATDQRSVNDAVAKEAAAEKVLLNVVDYPPLCVFIAPAVVKRGPVTFAISTSGASPALARKLRESLEQSDILPYADLAPLLMRARLEIKKQGLKVHPDRWQEALNHDLLRLVQQGHEDQAFDRLMSTLTSKSKGRAR
- the gatB gene encoding Asp-tRNA(Asn)/Glu-tRNA(Gln) amidotransferase subunit GatB, translating into MVTSVLEKYEVVIGLEVHVQLKTRSKMFCSCRADYQTASPNTLVCPVCLGLPGTLPVINRRAVEFTMATGLALNCEIAPTTKFDRKNYPYPDLMKGYQISQYDSPIATKGLLEIESDSGKKKVGITRVHLEEDVAKLQHVNNPHGESFSLVDVNRSGVPLMEIVGEPDIRSAEEARQYLTTLRSILQYIGVTTGNMEEGSFRCDANVSIRPKGSSAFGTRTEIKNMNSFRSVYNALLYEVDRQAKVLDDGGRVVQETRGWVDDKGVTVSQRSKEHAHDYRYFPEPDLPPLVISREWVSLVKASLPELPSQRRDRFVGQYGLPLYDAEHLTSSKDVADFFESAVAKGGQSRAKSISNWMLSDVTRVLNLKGQSLGESAFKPDHLSELVELIESGTLSNTLAKTVLEEGFESGKPPSQVVKEKGLAQISDTSVVEAAVQQAISENPKAVEDYIKGKDTASRFLVGQVMRLTRGKGNPTVVNELVKKGLEALKSS
- the secG gene encoding preprotein translocase subunit SecG translates to METAIDIVQILVSTILVIVILLQVREMGTGLFGSATAAFRVRRGIEKTLFQMTIVLVAVFVVVSILSVRLN
- a CDS encoding protein-L-isoaspartate(D-aspartate) O-methyltransferase — protein: MEKLNNARQRLFRKLRQVIRYERVLRAMEQMPRQAFVPENLRHLSYDDAPLPIGEGQTISQPTIVAIMTGALELRDKDRVLEVGTGSGYQSAILSLLASEGWVVSVERVPWLAEKAASILRSLGRHNVEVVEAGPVLGCPEKGPYDAIVVTAASPRLQKSLLDQMKLGGRLVAPVGGLKEQELVRALKTSEGISISYLWPCRFVPLIGPEAWPEGMAGAADEA
- a CDS encoding magnesium transporter CorA family protein; the encoded protein is MTSQAASPASAKSKKRGSQNGDLQAFTDLGLFAKAVEDAGLSIDFLPLLSLNANFIESTEDFLVLNLKHFDTEEPNNLLFLHSEKALLYSRMPLSPEALQPHAGIQAKAHGKTTVLAFLALKRTVNNYKTHLDTLVARIRELESQFDNARYRALIFDFERLFDRLEDLHQILIKLEETNLKEVETRYISFDYQVLMTESANQLDRCRNRLNMLKDLQREHELQTTVELNRRIERLNNVVTRLTAVTVIIMVPTLIASHFGMNFTNMPELDMKWTYPAVLALEVLLIVSGVLLFRKIKWL
- a CDS encoding SAM-dependent chlorinase/fluorinase yields the protein MALVGSYDTLEVAVRDGSAASLLGAEIGDEVTVRMG
- a CDS encoding Lrp/AsnC family transcriptional regulator produces the protein MAQQTLKPASGKKSAGDMDATDRQFLNITQSRFPLADEPYKVIAGELGISEAELFIRLAALRKANVVRQISAIFDTRRLGYKTTLVAMAYHADRLHKSALYINRHPGVSHNYAREGSFYNLWFTLAVPPNEVLEDTVKQMAEKTGAQAFRVMPTIRFFKIGVNFDMVSQKSAAFDYSPDGYNQPISKDWNKPVHLSDFDIRAIQELQEDLPMIPRPFDNMARRLGLTNQQLFDLAKEFQDRGIMRRYSAVLYHRKAGFRANAMAVWKVPEDRAEAVGKIMARHTGVTHCYQRPTFPDWPYTHFTMIHAVSKEGCEDAVKEIERATDIHDYLILYSNREYKKTRVRYFV
- a CDS encoding SAM-dependent chlorinase/fluorinase, with product MGSNGAIITLTTDFGAADPYVGLIKGVVLGINPQASIIDLTHEARPQNVRQGGFLLWKSYRYFPKGTIHVAVVDPGVGSSRRGVVVETPRGVFVAPDNGVLSYVIKDFFDGELPGAMAGLIPVPPGCRAFHITNRSLWLEPVSATFHGRDVFAPVAARLSLGIAVSEVGEGAESLSCLRMEPRLWEGGRLRGRVAHVDRFGNLITDIEAALLRPSVGLRVEVKGKEIRGLKDFTRRGRG